The stretch of DNA ATCCAAGAGCCTTGGGCCAATAATTGTAGAATTCGACGAATGTCTACACAAAAATGTAAGCTTCTTTACAATAGCACACCAACTGCACTTAAAGCAGCAATACTTATACGGGATAACGTTAGGTATATACCCATCACAGAATTCATCGATAGAAACATCGTTGCAATGCAATTGTAGGTTCTAACCACCCGTTAACATTGTCGCTTCGTCTTATTTCCCAGGAGACAACGTTGAAGTTTCTCCATTTGAGGTTACCGCGATGGTTCAACAATGCAAACTGAAGAACATACAGTTTATCATAAGATACGACGCTAATGCCCACCATACGGTCTGTAGTAGTAGTGACATCAATGTTATAGGTGAATGTTTGCTTGAATATTTTATGTCAAATAATATTAACATTTGTAGCCAAGGAAATTATCCTACATTTGTTAGCTCTTTTGGACAATAAGTTCTTAATCTAACACTCTGCTATCTGATAGTATATGATCAAGAACTGGCATGTGTCCAATGAAAAATCTAGACCTAATCATCAACATATAATGTTTAATTATAATTCTGGTGAtctttgaattgaaaaattcagagatccaagaaaaacaaattggGATAGTTGTCATTCCTAATTTCAGCACAAGATTTTGATATTAGTGGAAAGAATTTCTTCCACTGAACAGCTTGAAAAAGTTTCATCGGAATTTGAAACCAATGTTTTTCACAgtttttcacttaaatttctccgaacaaattagcCTTGTAAGTAagatctttgcgaattagcgtacttttttcgtcagtggttggtgtcaacacttaaccactacttgggcagtgttggtttttgtttttttttattgatgtttgaaaaagtttttatcaaaCTGGCAAGTTAGAGAAAAGAAATCGATATTGTTATAAATATGAATTGTCGTGGGaagacattgcaggaaatagcagGTATAGTCGTAAGAACCCACTATATagcaaagaaaatcataaacaagtggaaatacgaaggaactaTGGAAAACCTCCCGAATAGAAGACACAAACGTatcctgtcttctgatgatgaacgagtaattgtgcgaacatttcgaaagaaactctaaaacaaacattcctaacttgactaccgaagtagccggcatcattggaagacctgtcagcacagatactgtccggagagcagcatacaggaacaatctgagaggtttTATTGGCCGTCAGAAGTCTTTCATCTCAAAGGcgaatatgaaaaaacgactacagtttgctaaggcatatgtaaactgacctaaggagttctggaacaaggtcctTTATACGGATGAGATGAAAACCAATCTCCTTGGATCGGATGAAGGACAGATAGTGTGAAAGAGACCAGGATTGGTGCTTCAGACTCAGCATTTGGTTCGCACAGTAAAACACGGTCGCGGCAGTCAGATGATGTATGGTACGATGGCGGCTTttggaactggaaccatggagtttatcgattcggcgatggtCAAGatggcttcattgaacatcctgaaACGCAACCTTCAGTGTCCCGTGCAGAAATTGGCTCTacctcgtgattactactttcaataGCATAAGCAAACTGACTTCATGGtgctggaatgcctgctctagaatgtcccaatcaactaaaaacacctccgaaatcaccggacttcaacactattgagtatctttggtgggaaatcaagagccatctgaagaataaaaatccaggaAACAAAGCGGAACTTTTGCAACGTCTGAATCgtggattttttgtttgtttttttaaacatgaagtagaaatgtgaccattttttttcctatcactacatgagagtgaaaagaaccatttttacgatgaatatgagtcgcttttaattatttactttttaaccccgaaaaactcaaaaatgacAAACCAACACTGGTTGactgatttcgataaattttgtaaacaaagtcgattttttcagtgttgccaataaattGCCCGCAATTCTTCCCCTAGACGTTCAATTATATTGCACAAATCAAAATATTCAATATTTTCGatcaataatattgaacgtctatgggccGCTTAAGAATGCCGTCAACTACATCAAATCACACGCATTGAATCAAAGTGAGTTCCAAGCTTTTCTTGAAGATGTGGAGGCACAGTATGGTGACATTCCATTTTTCACTTTAAACCGTTCGACCATATCCGTATAGCGGACATCTTGGGCCTGCAAGGTAAATCGCTTCACAACTcaaccaaataaaaaaagaaaacaaatgggaaaaattaattttgcccATTTTCTGACACTGAGAATTTACAAAGTATCGTCAACTAGGTTATAACTACAAtggatcaaactaatggtcacaGTGGTTCAAGGCTTCTACAGAAGAAGATCGTCAACTAGGAAACACGTTGATGCACCCCAGGCGATTAAGGCTGATTTTTCTCACAAATTCGGAAACTTCAAAGCACAAGAAAGATTTGTCGAAACTTTTACTATTCCATTCAGTTTCCTTGATGAACATGCCCCTTAAAAATGCAGATGCAACTCATTTAAATTCAGTGTGATTCAGAACTGCGTAACAAATTTGATAGTCATGTTTTTTGCATTTCTACTCTAAGTTTGTTCCAGAAGCGCGATTTCcagaacaaagaaaatattctcTTGTTACTGCCTCTTTATTTGGATCCACTTGTGTAAACATTTGTGAGAAGTTGAGTTTTTCGTTTTGAAACGAGTTAAATCGAAATCAATGGCAAAATAACTGACGATAATATGGAAAATTCGCTTCGTTTAGCATTCTATCAACTGGCTCAAAAAAGTTGTTTAAGTAAAATCGAAACGGCGTTGGAGTATGTTTGTATTTCAACATTTTCTATATtggaataaattaataaatattgtaatattttttttaaggacTGTAAGAACACCCAATTTAACCGTGATCATATTATAACACAGAATAGTTTCTAATTTAAATGCTGTAGTGAGCCATAGAAAAAACCGGTTAAATttgtatattttacattttatcataaaataaaagagaaaacATTGCGGCCCGCGGCTATGATGTAAAAACTGATTAAATTTGAGAGAGCAGGCCCGTGAATTGAACATCTCTCATGAGAGCGTTCGTCGTGTTTTGATTGATGTTTTAggtatgagaaaagttgcaGAACGACTAGCGAAAAAAGGgctcattttttttgaaaatttaatcgTAATCAAGACTTGCTCGAACGATCAACTTCTGATCCTACGTTCATCCAATGCATAATTACTGGTGTGACTTCCTCTATGAAGTTCCATGTCTTTTTTTGTTCAGCAGACCACATCTCATTGagcataagaatgccctttccaagaatccgCAATCTTCGCCGAATTAATACACttcattgacacagtaaatatTCCGATGTTTCAGCTTCAAAATTACAGAAACGACAATCATCATCTGtcagttttccaattttttaaaagTGGTACttgccttattcaagctgagtgGGCTGCATGTTATTTTGTTACAAGATGCGATGAATAATTAGGATTGACTTGGTGTGGATAAAGCCATCCAGTTGACTTCAATTATCGATATTTCCCAGGATTTGAGCTCTGATTTCAAGCATGATGTTGATAATTCACAAAATCAGGTCCGATGAATTCAGTTGAAGATCTAAATTTTGTAAAAGGATCGgcttttcattaccttctaccCAGTATAGCTTAAggagggacccctgtctggaaggtcgaaaaaatcaaGTTCTTCGTCCCCGTAGGTTAGTGGCCGTGATGAGCGCtgatgtcttatgttattgacaaCTGAAAGTTTATAACGCAGTTTCATCATTAACAGATAGTGGTTTTCAGGTTTGGTCGTCGATGATTTCTGAGAAATGCAGAGATTGCCCGAatcttgatccaaaaacttctaAGTGTCTTCCAACATTACTTCCCTTCGAACAAGTGCTCACATGTTTCTATTGATTGTGCATGTTTCTCATGTTTGGTATGGTGCACAAATtgcgtaacgctaaaaatctgaATTTTGGGAAATGATTTTCGATCACATTTTCTGATATTTGTGTGAACTAGTAAACTTCACTCTAAATTTAATCTATTTGTCGACTTACACTGTAAGCTTTCTGCTTCTCCGCTGTGCTGCCGGCATGCTGTTGCGCTTCGGTAATCTGTTGTTGGTATGATTGGAAGCTGGCCCCCAACAGTGGCGGTGGAGTGTGTATCTGAGTCATATGGATATCACCTCCGCCATTGCCAATCATCTGTTGTGGCATGGGTTTCTTATCCTCGGGTGCTGCAATGGGTAATCCATGCGTCACTCGTAAATGATTACTCAGTCCTTCGGAGCTATCGAAAGACTCGTTGCAGTTGAAGTAATGGCAGCAGTGTTTCGGTGGACGCACGGCAGTTCCTGCGGACAGCGGCCCCTTCTTGAGATCAATCGCTGGATGACGCATCTGCATGTGCTTCGTCAGTTGATTCTTCATGGTGAATCCTTCGTTGCACCCCAGCACCGGACACGTTAGAAACCTAGAGTCGATGAGAGGGGATGAAGCGCATTAGTTTGGTGTTACTCAGTGGTTTCTCTTGTGTTGGATGAACCTTCCattttgggggggggggggggtggtgttTAGAAATTAAATGTTTGATTAGTTCGAAATCGAGATTGTAGCCAGTCTTCGATTTAGCTTTACTCAGATATGGATTATTACttggaaaaacatttttgagggAAGTTTGTTTTCGAAATGATTATCAATCGTGTATTATTTTGGAAGTGACTTAGATCAAATTGAAAAGTGCCACTCGATGCATCATTAGAACATCAATTGTGCATTATCACGGAAAACttctttatttaaaaaattacacaTAAAGACTGTTTCTCTGGAAATTTTTGAAGGAAgatgaaatacaaaaaaaaatccgaacgaATAGAtgcaaacgaaaaaaatttaTCGCATCTTGTGGGATACCGATATACTttactgtgaacgaattttcaaataattagCAATAATGATAGTTTCCCAATACGCTTGAAATcgattcttaaaaaaaaatattattgcatTTAAAAAGTATTCGATCAAAAATAAATCTTTTGGCTTTCGGGGAGGGGCGGAAAGAAGGGCTTACCTTCCGTCCAGATGCCTTTGGACATGTTTTTTCAGCAGAACCTCATCGTTGAATGTCATCGAGCACATGTTGCACGCATAATCTCCGTGCTGATGAGTCATGTGCAGTATCAGATGAGATTCTTGGATGAACCTGGAACCGAAATATCGCATTATAAGCTTCTCGTTGGGGAGTTTGCTCCATTGAGAttgttttttcttaaaaattttgacgaaaaattaaaACGAAACAAGTAGAATACAGCCAAAGAAAACAAGCAATTGAAAGCAGAGAAAAGTCGCACGCGTACCTTTCGTCGCATTTCGAACAGGGAAACCCGAAGTTTGAGCCGTGTATCTTTAAATGGTGTTGGAATAGTGATTGGGACTTGAAACGCTTTTCGGGACACTGGGGACAGAAAAAGGTTTTCGTAGTGCTATGTTCCGAGATCAAATGGAGGTTCAACTGTGTGACTTGATAGAATCGCCTTGGACACTGATTGCATACGTACTGTTGAGTTTTATGATGGGTTTTCATGTGATTGTTCAAGTTTGTCACCTGCAATGAGAGGAAATGGGAGAAAAGGGGTTAGATATACCTGATAAATGTGTCCCCTAAGGCCACTCACTTGAGCAAAAGATCGACCACAGTTGGCTTCAATGCAGACATAAGGTCTTTCACCTGTGTGCAATCTTCTATGATTGTTAAGATTTGTGATTTGTGTAAATGCTTTACCTAAAAGAATACCAATTCGATTATATTTTACCTCAATCTTTACTTGAGAAATTTTACCACAATCGACGCAAACATATGGCCGCTCATTGGTATGTATACGAACGTGATTGCGAAGATTGGCTTGTTGGGAGAAACCTGGAAACATTTTAATCAACGCACATATTCAACAGGTAAGGTTATCCATACGAACCTTTCTGACAATACTCGCATATATATTTCTTCTCCGCCGTGTGGTTTCGTATGTGATTTAGCAGAGATGATTTTCGACTGAATGTCTTATTGCACAATGGACAACTGCCTTCTTCGCCCTCCAGCACTTCGTTCTGAAAGTAAATACTCTCATTACTTTGAATCTCGGGAAGACTTCAAACCAATACTTACATCAACGGCCTGTAAAGTGGCTTCCAGATCGAATGGAGCCTAAAAGAACATTAAACATTTTGAGGGGTTATTTTGGATCACACAAAATGGTATACCGGTAACTTACGATTTGAGTCTTTTTCTGGCTTTGCTCCCCACTATTGgtctagaataaaaaaaaacgataacAATTGGAACATTATCGAATGCATTACTAAGCTCAGTATATACTTACAGACGCTCCGAGCATCGCCGCCGAGCTCGTCGGAACCATAGTGGGGCGCGAATGGTCATAGAAATTCGGCATCATCCCCTTTGTTATGCCTTCAGAACATTGGAACAGACGTTAGAATGAAATCGGTCAGTCCCGTACACTAGGATACTACTGCAATAGAGAAAGAAAACGCACAATTAGATACCATTCCTTGGTTCTAAAAAtaatattctattttttttctcttctcatcAAGAAAAACAAAACTGTCTCACGCGTTGTTTTCTTTATACCAACGAAGCGCTCCAGGTACAAATGAAAACATTGTAAAGCGATTAACAAAGTCTCATATGTAGGCTCTGtttacgaaaacaaaaaccTCTCGTGGGTTTATTTTGAATGGGATGATATCAGGTTGATAATGTGCACTCACATAAATTACACTACTATGTAAAAAAGTTGATGTTTTGCACTGATTTTATCAACACAAACAATTATTCCTTGCAGTGCATAaagaaaaaatttcaatgtttgACAATTCCCAACCGATTTAGTTCCCGCACTTTACGGAGGTGTCGCTGCCATCGATCTTTTATGGCACGAAGTGAGTTGGTGCTCCAATTGCATGCAACATTTTCGATTGTTGCCAGCtggatgaatgaaatgaaaaaatgattCAAAACTTATGCAAAGAAAATTGAGATACATctcagggtacgtttatgacaagATAAGTTGGACTCGAAGTGTGTAAcgacacgattcacttatacactctcaactatgacatcttagctttgacgGAAGGCAGCGTTCGGCaagcaattcataacaagtgttttctattgttgcgaatattacgtgttttgctacctttttttttaaatacgccAATAACGTGATACAGAGGAGTTAGTGAACCGCCAAAGTTAAAATAACGGAACTAGTACCCAGAATGTATACTGTGCTGCTTTTTGAAACTGGTCTTTTTACGGCGGCTCGGCTGcgaagaaatatatatatacagggtgggccatttaaagtggaagcatctggcaaccccataacttttgacagagatgtcagattaacaaatgttggaagcgtcatttcagtacaattttaaccatggaacaatacacacctaaacaacgcgctaaaattgttcagctgtacattcaaaataacttctcaattgtgtaaactaaacgtgcgtggaaaaataaaaataaagttaaaacatcgcctggagacaacactatacgtcgattatatgccaaatttatatcgtctggtagtgttgataatgccagtcatctgtccagacaacgaccaagacgtttcgacgagaatattgatgccgttcgagccagtgttgcgggagcgttatcggacaatgataaccgattttttattgccatttgttcgtgaaaatgaattggacaattactggttccaacaggacggcgctacatgccatacagcggctgccacgaccaaattattgcgcgaaatgttccccggaagattaatatcgaaaaacggcgattatgactggccaccgagatcacctgatttgacgcctcctgacttttttttatggggatatttaaaatccaaggtatacactggtaaaccaagtaccctggctgcgctgaaagacaatatctgacaagaaattgctgccatatcggccgaaacattgggcaaagtgatggaaaatgccgaaaaaagggcacattttgcggtcaaggccagaggcggtcatttacgagatatcataatcaaaaagtagttagaacaaatctctttGGACCtttggatatatatatatataaaactagctgacctggcaaacgttgttctgccatgtaatgtatttctagagaatattttggttggtaaaaataacgaatatacttcaagagagtttgtatgtgttcgttcagatctgtaaaactgatctaaatgatgattttcacagcgaaacatacatatgcgtacctcttattttcgaatttttcctttttatttgaaatatccTTCTTATATATCAGGATATGCATAGtaaatattttcgaatttttcaaatcatctctaatatttttcaaagtactctagcattctaatttgggtgaagacaaactcacaaaatatatggacgacgaagatctgatcagccgttctcccgtgatgatgagttatacgtacgtgggaaaaactctcttttatatataaagatattcCCATTTTCAGACAAATCTATGGCTCGATGTCTACCACCCGGATGCGTGAGCGTTCGGTCATCGATGCCCGGGCTCAAGTCCAactcgaattatgaaaacatatcccacaaattatcatttcatcgaTTCCCGAGGGATGTGACCATTCGGAAGAAATAGCTTCGATTCTTCGGACAGGACCTAAACAGCAATACGAAAAACATGTACATTTACTCGCTTCACTTCAGTCCAGATTGTTTCATgcatatcgatggcttggatCTACAGTATCGTCAAAAACTGATACGAACAAgtaaatttaaacaaatccAGATTATACAATTAGTACTCAAAATAGTTTATAGTTTATTATTACAATTTACTGTCGGAAAGGCCAACGACTATCATGCCTCAGGAAATCAAAACCGGAAGGCTCGCCGAATCGTCTTGATTGACATAAAGCAAGCTTTGAATCCATTAAAAACATCCGTAACATCCGCAAAATCGGTCCAGTTTTCCAATGGCAGGAAACATGACTATCCAGAGAGGGATATTCCGTCAAAGGAAATCGGGAGCAGTACCATCAACAGCTCTAATGAGGAACCTAGTGCTTCGGCCGGTTCTGATAGCTTAATTCAAGCGTTGCGGCAAGAGGTATCGGAGAGCTACAGAAAGCTTCAGGAAgctaaaattcgaatttccgAACCACAATTTCCTCTAGGTTCATTTATTCTTGGATagctgaacagatattttgttcaatttcagcgattatttcgaatagaaattactttattgtttgggggcaaaggtATCAGTGGAGGATTAatactgacaatgttctgttttcaaaagctgatataccttatcacctcTACTCTTAAAAGtgtcccttttgtggttttgacccaggaaagatatgccaccccaaccaaaactaagcctcattatgaaaaacgtttgtttcctactacgtttttgtacgtatgaaaaaatttcaattacgaatctaggtgaataggcctaggtaatttcatacatgtacctactatttcaataatgatttcaatccgctttgcaaacacAGTAATTCACATTTAATGCGATATGCCGAGGCACActgtgtcgcattggaggtgattttgacctgtaattggacattttcgatAAGAGTGGTAcggcgtctggtggcgactttgaACGTGGGGTCATCATTTGGGCCCCGAagtcgatgtttacaaaaatatccaattagagttaaaaatgtccaattaaacgtgtcgcattacagagcTAAATgtcacattaaatgtaaataaCTGTATACAGTCAATGCTCTCTATAGTGTTATCGTTTTGGGTAGTTTGCTCTATGCCTTCCCCAGAATCGCGCATAGAGGACACTGATAACATTTATAACAGTTAGGGAGATAGAGAGGAGATTACACATAAACACACAAAGACATACGTTATGGAACAAAACATGATCGAGAGGGTAGACTGGGAGGCTGGGTGTTGGAAAGGGGCAATGATGAGGCTGGGAAAGGAACTAGGCAAGCTTCTACTGTGACCATCAAGAAGGCAACACCTGAATAGAGGTCTAAaaagattaaaatttaaaagtATAGTGAAGTTGAAGATAAAGTTGAAACAAGAGAGAAGGAAAAAAAGACAGTGGAAAAATAATATAGAAAGAATCAGATAATTTAAAGAAATAAGAGCAAGAGAAAATGTGCTTGTTAGTCCTCGTCTAAAAGGGATCAGGACCCGTTATTATCAGCTTAGGTCTTGACCGCCATTGCGGACAACCGCAATCAACAAGCCATCAGCGCGTAATCCAGTCCCAGCCCCCAGAATCATCGACCAGCGAAACAACGAGGACCAGAGGACCAGCGATGCCGGCCGGCCATCACACACGACATACATAAAATTTGTAGGTtgatagaaataaaaataaatagtgAATTGGAAGAATAAGTTGATGTTAATTGTGTTTCCGGAAGTGTCCTTGTGAGTCGACCTTGGGATCTCCTAATCCCACGCTCGAGCTAGCCAGGAAAAGAGGTGTTGGAACCAGTCTCAGACAGACCCCGTGGCTGGACCAGGGACTAGAGGTTTTGTCGAGGTCCGTCTGACCGAGAGTGAGCAGTAATAATAGCAACAATCTTTATAGCGACAAATCTCCCTATAACGACATGTCCAAAGgtcccttcaaaatcgcatagaaattcttttctttattgcgacatttctctataacgaccatTCCCTGTAGCCGGTAACGATGTCAACAGGTTGTCTTTTCACGAGGGAAGTAATAACGAAGACGAATTCGAACAATTTGTTCCAAACTttgtagagacgaatgaactctcagagtttaaagtctctctaattcaataccttccttccttccaaaCTTGGGACATCTTGGAAAGTTCTATAGAGAGCTCGAGTTCCGGAAGCGAAATACACTATAACTGCTGCACTCATAGGATTTTTTTAACCTCGtactagaaaaaatgaaaaccgGTCAAAAATTGGAAACGTTTCTTGATATTGAATAACAGACTTGGAGACACTCAATTGAGATTTCTGCTTCTAGATTATTCGTGTTCGCAGGCGGTACAGTTTAGGTTTAAATGCTAAATCGAGGAAGTTATTTGAATATAACAACATCCAATGAACAATCGgaaggatcattttcttcaattgattaaatttattgatgaaaatccgatgagaaatattgaacattGTTTTTCCATTGCCAAACATGGgcaattgcatcacaaggttGTTCTAGCGTGAATTGATCGATTTCGTACCGCAAAAGTATGAGTTTCTGTCATATTTAATAGCTGTCAGTGTCTAAATAACATATGTTTCATCATGACAGTGAAACGTGATTAAAATTGTTCTCTTTGCGCTTATTATTTTCTGTTTTATAGCAagggatttgtttttttctcgataCTTACCTTACCTTGTTTCAGCAAAAGCAAAAGTTGAAAGTATATCGCGTCAATGTCCATATAGGCACATTTATTTGCACCGGTTTCCTGGGAATACAGAGAGCGAAAAGAGTAAGGTATCACCGATTAGTACTATATTTAGTTGTGAAGCCTCGTAAAGACAGAATCGAAACAAAATCGAAACGCTTCAATATGGCACAAAAGAAGTTCACAGCCATCTTCttccaaacataaacaaaatacaacGTGCATACAAGCTGCAGTGGAAGCTGTTGCGATTTGTTTTATATACCCACATTATATTCGCATCACACGCACACTCACTCACACATCCGTATGCTTTCCTAATTTTCCGGCGATTGCAATATATGTACACATGTTGAACGATAGATGGCGGTGAACAGGCGCCTGATTTTGAATATAAACAAGCAGCAGCAACATGGTAGCATGCTACTGGGTGCAAAAAGGACACGCGTGTGTTCGTAATCCCGTGGGGTTCTTTACATACCAACTGTACATATGTACGGTTCACATATATGCCTGTCTCCAATCGTATACTATGAATGAGGAAAGCTTTTGACACGAGACACCTCGTGGCACAGTGCATTTCCCTTATATATTAATTTTTCTACACACGCTAGAGAATTGTAATGGCATCGCATAATGACGTTTATAAGAAATTTATCTATTTCGCGCTCGTAACGAATGAAAAACATCGTTTCGGATTTGACGCTGGAAAGCTTCAGCTTCGCATTAGAACGCTTACTGCGGCCGCCACAGTCAGCTGGGGGAATTATTCACATGTAATCGTTAAACGGCAGTTGTCTAagaaaaagttgtttaaaaatTACGCGTTGTCTAAAAATACATTTGTCGCTTTCAGTGGCGAGGCTTCACAACTGGGTGAGTTTCTCGCCTTCCGCATGGTGGGATTATTTCAACCAATTCTAAAGTGAATAATCTCGGATTTAAGTGCATCATTATAgacttcgagaaaaaaaaacaaattctgccACGATTATCAGTGGAAAATGCTTAAGTTatgtaagttatgaatcacagaattccacaaaattatgttatatttgttcaaaatttgtaaaattctTCATTGTACCGGGATTTGAAATCCTGACACTTTTTAAATGAATTCCGGACAATTTagctttaaccctttcattacggcagtgtgctccgccgaagtgctactcctgtacggagcactgcgtcgaaaagtatgcatatcgcgctggtgtgatcggagagcagtatgaatttcatgtcgtctatagacgacgctcgtaac from Toxorhynchites rutilus septentrionalis strain SRP chromosome 3, ASM2978413v1, whole genome shotgun sequence encodes:
- the LOC129775951 gene encoding zinc finger protein 629 isoform X5, producing the protein MTECWNHSNKPSIGKIRPTMKYTDKSTETGANKCAYMDIDAIYFQLLLLLKQGITKGMMPNFYDHSRPTMVPTSSAAMLGASTNSGEQSQKKTQIAPFDLEATLQAVDNEVLEGEEGSCPLCNKTFSRKSSLLNHIRNHTAEKKYICEYCQKGFSQQANLRNHVRIHTNERPYVCVDCGKAFTQITNLNNHRRLHTGERPYVCIEANCGRSFAQVTNLNNHMKTHHKTQQFIQESHLILHMTHQHGDYACNMCSMTFNDEVLLKKHVQRHLDGRFLTCPVLGCNEGFTMKNQLTKHMQMRHPAIDLKKGPLSAGTAVRPPKHCCHYFNCNESFDSSEGLSNHLRVTHGLPIAAPEDKKPMPQQMIGNGGGDIHMTQIHTPPPLLGASFQSYQQQITEAQQHAGSTAEKQKAYSVSDLLNISEEMQQHHHQQQQQRVGQQNGKPDLEQILEDRVNNLSRIKTELQANMQIQNLFGLSSPMGLNPFASPTKLVCSFCYNVYKTPQTLSRHIEKFHS
- the LOC129775951 gene encoding zinc finger protein 497 isoform X7, producing the protein MTECWNHSNKPSIGKIRPTMKYTDKSTETGANKCAYMDIDAIYFQLLLLLKQGITKGMMPNFYDHSRPTMVPTSSAAMLGASTNSGEQSQKKTQIAPFDLEATLQAVDNEVLEGEEGSCPLCNKTFSRKSSLLNHIRNHTAEKKYICEYCQKGFSQQANLRNHVRIHTNERPYVCVDCGKAFTQITNLNNHRRLHTGERPYVCIEANCGRSFAQVTNLNNHMKTHHKTQQFLTCPVLGCNEGFTMKNQLTKHMQMRHPAIDLKKGPLSAGTAVRPPKHCCHYFNCNESFDSSEGLSNHLRVTHGLPIAAPEDKKPMPQQMIGNGGGDIHMTQIHTPPPLLGASFQSYQQQITEAQQHAGSTAEKQKAYSVSDLLNISEEMQQHHHQQQQQRVGQQNGKPDLEQILEDRVNNLSRIKTELQANMQIQNLFGLSSPMGLNPFASPTKLVCSFCYNVYKTPQTLSRHIEKFHS
- the LOC129775951 gene encoding gastrula zinc finger protein XlCGF57.1 isoform X2; the protein is MAVLNFASETGANKCAYMDIDAIYFQLLLLLKQGITKGMMPNFYDHSRPTMVPTSSAAMLGASTNSGEQSQKKTQIAPFDLEATLQAVDNEVLEGEEGSCPLCNKTFSRKSSLLNHIRNHTAEKKYICEYCQKGFSQQANLRNHVRIHTNERPYVCVDCGKAFTQITNLNNHRRLHTGERPYVCIEANCGRSFAQVTNLNNHMKTHHKTQQYVCNQCPRRFYQVTQLNLHLISEHSTTKTFFCPQCPEKRFKSQSLFQHHLKIHGSNFGFPCSKCDERFIQESHLILHMTHQHGDYACNMCSMTFNDEVLLKKHVQRHLDGRFLTCPVLGCNEGFTMKNQLTKHMQMRHPAIDLKKGPLSAGTAVRPPKHCCHYFNCNESFDSSEGLSNHLRVTHGLPIAAPEDKKPMPQQMIGNGGGDIHMTQIHTPPPLLGASFQSYQQQITEAQQHAGSTAEKQKAYSVSDLLNISEEMQQHHHQQQQQRVGQQNGKPDLEQILEDRVNNLSRIKTELQANMQIQNLFGLSSPMGLNPFASPTKLVCSFCYNVYKTPQTLSRHIEKFHS
- the LOC129775951 gene encoding gastrula zinc finger protein XlCGF26.1 isoform X6, yielding MTECWNHSNKPSIGKIRPTMKYTDKSTETGANKCAYMDIDAIYFQLLLLLKQGITKGMMPNFYDHSRPTMVPTSSAAMLGASTNSGEQSQKKTQIAPFDLEATLQAVDNEVLEGEEGSCPLCNKTFSRKSSLLNHIRNHTAEKKYICEYCQKGFSQQANLRNHVRIHTNERPYVCVDCGKAFTQITNLNNHRRLHTGERPYVCIEANCGRSFAQVTNLNNHMKTHHKTQQYVCNQCPRRFYQVTQLNLHLISEHSTTKTFFCPQCPEKRFKSQSLFQHHLKIHGSNFGFPCSKCDERFIQESHLILHMTHQHGDYACNMCSMTFNDEVLLKKHVQRHLDGRFLTCPVLGCNEGFTMKNQLTKHMQMRHPAIDLKKGPLSAGTAVRPPKHCCHYFNCNESFDSSEGLSNHLRVTHGLPIAAPEDKKPMPQQMIGNGGGDIHMTQIHTPPPLLGASFQSYQQQITEAQQHAGSTAEKQKAYSIFSVTQFVHHTKHEKHAQSIETCEHLFEGK
- the LOC129775951 gene encoding gastrula zinc finger protein XlCGF57.1 isoform X1, yielding MTECWNHSNKPSIGKIRPTMKYTDKSTETGANKCAYMDIDAIYFQLLLLLKQGITKGMMPNFYDHSRPTMVPTSSAAMLGASTNSGEQSQKKTQIAPFDLEATLQAVDNEVLEGEEGSCPLCNKTFSRKSSLLNHIRNHTAEKKYICEYCQKGFSQQANLRNHVRIHTNERPYVCVDCGKAFTQITNLNNHRRLHTGERPYVCIEANCGRSFAQVTNLNNHMKTHHKTQQYVCNQCPRRFYQVTQLNLHLISEHSTTKTFFCPQCPEKRFKSQSLFQHHLKIHGSNFGFPCSKCDERFIQESHLILHMTHQHGDYACNMCSMTFNDEVLLKKHVQRHLDGRFLTCPVLGCNEGFTMKNQLTKHMQMRHPAIDLKKGPLSAGTAVRPPKHCCHYFNCNESFDSSEGLSNHLRVTHGLPIAAPEDKKPMPQQMIGNGGGDIHMTQIHTPPPLLGASFQSYQQQITEAQQHAGSTAEKQKAYSVSDLLNISEEMQQHHHQQQQQRVGQQNGKPDLEQILEDRVNNLSRIKTELQANMQIQNLFGLSSPMGLNPFASPTKLVCSFCYNVYKTPQTLSRHIEKFHS